CGAAATGGAGCGACCGGGACGTCAGACGAGTCGCAGCACAGTACGCGCTGGAGGCGATGACGAAGCGAGAGCCGGTGGAGGCCTGGATCGTGGACGATACGGGCTTCCTCAAGCAGGGCAAGCACTCCGTGGGAGTGCAGCGGCAGTACACCGGTTCGGCAGGCAAGGTGGCCAACTGCCAAATAGGCGTCAGCCTGAGCATCGCCACGCGCACCGAGCACGTGCCGATCGACTTCGAGCTGTACTTGCCCGACCGCTGGGCCCATGACATGGCCCGTCGCGTGGAGGCCCGCATTCCTCCAGAGGTCCAGTTCAAGACCAAACCCCAACTGGCACTCCAAATGATCGATCGGGCCGTGGAGGACGGTGTGCCTCCTGGCATCGTCTTGGCCGACAGTGCCTACGGCAGCTCTAGTCAATTCCGCGCCCACCTTCGCAAGCGGGGCTTGCATTATGCGGTTGCGGTGTCCGCGCAAACATCTGTCTGCCTGTTGGATGACAAGGGAAGTCCTCGAGAAGAGGTGCAGAGCGTCTCAGCGCTGGCCTTCAGTATTCAGGAGGCAGGTGGCTTTCGACGCTGTACATGGCGCCAGGGGACCCGAAAGAACCTGTCGGCTCGTTTTGCCTTGCGTCAGGTGAATGCCGCGGGTGTACCCCAGAGCGAGCAGGAACCGCTCTGGCTGCTCATTGAGTGGCGCGATGGGGAGCCCGAGCCTGCCAACTATTTCCTCATTTCCCTGCCGGGGCACAGAACCCAAAAGCAGCTCGTTCGTCTGGTCATGCAGCGCTGGAGAACCGAGCGCGTCTATGAAGACCTCAAAGGCGAACTCGGCTTGGACCATTATGAAGGCCGCCGCTTCCCAGGCTGGCATCACCACGTCTCTGTCGCCCTGTGCTGCTACGCGTTCATTGTGGCCGAACGCGTGCG
This window of the Stigmatella aurantiaca genome carries:
- a CDS encoding IS701 family transposase, with amino-acid sequence MEGAAVQRLERYFQKIGDVLEEESRRGSFALYAMGLLGDGERKSVEPIAARACPDPKRVDAVHQRLLHFTVDSKWSDRDVRRVAAQYALEAMTKREPVEAWIVDDTGFLKQGKHSVGVQRQYTGSAGKVANCQIGVSLSIATRTEHVPIDFELYLPDRWAHDMARRVEARIPPEVQFKTKPQLALQMIDRAVEDGVPPGIVLADSAYGSSSQFRAHLRKRGLHYAVAVSAQTSVCLLDDKGSPREEVQSVSALAFSIQEAGGFRRCTWRQGTRKNLSARFALRQVNAAGVPQSEQEPLWLLIEWRDGEPEPANYFLISLPGHRTQKQLVRLVMQRWRTERVYEDLKGELGLDHYEGRRFPGWHHHVSVALCCYAFIVAERVRHFPPSARGADKAHAQPLQA